The following DNA comes from Candidatus Thermoplasmatota archaeon.
GGCCCGTCACGCGCGTTTGGGCGACCTGTCCATTGGCGACAAACGCGGCGAAGGTCCGCTGCGAGGCCTGGAACGGCACGGAGAGGCCCACGCCGGCCTCCGCGCGGGTCATGGTGGGCGCGTAGGCGAACTGCGCGTGCGCCGCGCCGCGGAACGCCTCGTCGTACGCGAACAGGGCGCTCGTCGAGTTGTTGGACGCCGCCAAGATCGCGCCGACGGGTCCCCGAAGCTCGAACGACACGCGCCGCGTCGCGTCCGGGCTCGCGCCGGCGCCCGCGAACACCCAGGGGCCCGGCCAAAGGCCGTCCACGAGCAGCGTAACGGTGACGATCGTGGTTCCCCCGAACCGCTGCTGGACGAGCGTGTGGCCGAAGGGGATGCCCGCGACCTCCGTCTGCGCGTAGGCCTTGTGCTCCGTCTCCAGCACAAAGATGCCGCCGTGGAGAACGCGGACGCCGGAGGCCGTGAGAAGCCAGAAGCCAAAGCCGTCGTGCACGGGCCACTGTGCCGTCTCGACGCGAATGGAAAGCGACAGGGTGCCCCCGGCCGAGAGGTTGACCCGCCCGGCGAAGAACGCGTTGCCGGGTAGGGAATCGGCCGCGAGGACGACCGGGGGGAGCAGAGCCTGCGCCGGCGGCAAGGCCAAAGGAGCCACGAGCAGCGCGGGAGCCAGAATCGCAAGCGGGCGCACGGCGCCACCTCCGGCGGACAAGCGGCGGCGCCAGGCAAGAAGGTTCCCCCGCCACGCGTTTGGCAGGCCCCGAACATCCGCTCGCCCGTTTATATGGAAGCGGCCCCTCTGTCCATGCGATCCGCATGGCCTCCAAGATCCTCGTCGTTGCCGTCCTCGCCTTGGCCGCCACCATGGTCGCCGTTGCCCAGCCGGTCGACGCTCAGGGAACGATCACCGTTTCCGGCACCGTACGCGATGCCAACACCGGCGTCGCGATCCAGGGCGCGCAGGTCAACGTATGGAGCGAAGCGCGCGGGAACGAGACCTCGGTGCGCAGCGGCGGGTCCACGATGACCGACGCAAACGGCGCCTACCGCGTGGACATGGCGCCCGGCCCGATCGGGCTTTCCGTCTGGAAGGAAGACTACGTCTCGCACCACGAGAGCTTCGAGGCGTCTTCCAGCGTGCGCCGCGACGTATCACTTCGGCCCTTCCCACCCAAGACGGCGACCGTCACCGGCGTGGTCGTGGACGCCGCCACGGGCCGCCCGCTCTCGGACGCCTCGGTCGGCGTGTACCGCGTCCACCAGCCGGATCCGTGTCGCGGCGACGTCTGCATCACGGAAGGCGCGGCCGGATCGACGTCGTACGTGGAGCCGGCGCCCCCCGACGGGGAGTACCGCGGCAACGACGGAGGCTGGGCCAACACGGGATCCGACGGCCGCTTCTCCATCCGCGTGTACGGCGGCACGTACGCGGTGAGCGTGTGGCGCGAAGGGTATCGCGGCTTCCACGAGGAGATGGACGTGAACGAGGGCGAGACGCGGGAGGAGACGCTGCGGCTGCGCGCGATCCCCCCGCAATCGGCGACCGTCCGCGGCGTCGTGACGGACGCCAAGACCGGCAGGCCCATCGCCGACGCCTTCGTCGGCCTCGAAAACGCCGAGTGGGGCCAGTACAACGGCGCGGCCACCGGCCGCGACGGACGCTTCTCCGTTCCCATCCAGCCAGGGTACACGCTCGTCTGGGTCCGCTCGGGCTGGGGCCTCGACCACGCCGTCGGCGTGGACTGCGCGGAGGGACAGGAAGAGCCGTGCGCCGTCGACCTCGCGCGGCCCGCGATGGCTCACGGCTCCACCCACTACCCGTGGGTCGAGGCTCGCGTGCTTGCCGACGGACAATCCCTCGAGCTTGCGATCCGCCTGGAGCCCCGTCCCGAGGCGACGGCCACCATCCAGGGCTGGATCGTCGACGCCACCACGAAGGAAGGCATCGCAAACGCCTACGTCACCCTCCGGAACGAGGACACGGGCGACTGGGGACACGCGCAGACGGACGAGCACGGCAGCTACAAGATCCAGGCGCGGCCGGGCTACCACGTTGTGCACGCGGGCGCCAAGGACCACTTCCAGGCCGCAAAGACGTTCGTGGCGCGCGAAGGCGTCAACCGCGTCGACGTCGAGCTCCAGGAGGGCGAAGGCGCGGGATACTACGGC
Coding sequences within:
- a CDS encoding carboxypeptidase-like regulatory domain-containing protein: MASKILVVAVLALAATMVAVAQPVDAQGTITVSGTVRDANTGVAIQGAQVNVWSEARGNETSVRSGGSTMTDANGAYRVDMAPGPIGLSVWKEDYVSHHESFEASSSVRRDVSLRPFPPKTATVTGVVVDAATGRPLSDASVGVYRVHQPDPCRGDVCITEGAAGSTSYVEPAPPDGEYRGNDGGWANTGSDGRFSIRVYGGTYAVSVWREGYRGFHEEMDVNEGETREETLRLRAIPPQSATVRGVVTDAKTGRPIADAFVGLENAEWGQYNGAATGRDGRFSVPIQPGYTLVWVRSGWGLDHAVGVDCAEGQEEPCAVDLARPAMAHGSTHYPWVEARVLADGQSLELAIRLEPRPEATATIQGWIVDATTKEGIANAYVTLRNEDTGDWGHAQTDEHGSYKIQARPGYHVVHAGAKDHFQAAKTFVAREGVNRVDVELQEGEGAGYYGIAYAEGRMDSAGGMSGAPSVGDSDMQGTEGTRRALGLSGSPTYTGSGGGLGRYTPQSTSTSDVPAPGLLAAAAAVATAAIAAGWRRRT